From Aspergillus chevalieri M1 DNA, chromosome 4, nearly complete sequence, a single genomic window includes:
- a CDS encoding uncharacterized protein (COG:S;~EggNog:ENOG410PV13), whose amino-acid sequence MENTFISEDPGFILQDDLFRSIETDLSQPQQEEENILIQLSDASTKPLKVLKLEYTSDLPEYPSTDPNGYGYVINVPPNQQRETVEDMVNSIQYCVRQNYRNRPSSHSSFLGTSYTSSSYRCSGIKICEYAGIQLKNMHHTHVTDDLWTILQDIRQRIHEMERDTTKDAAYRFYRSAKNLFKNQLSCYHFQNSCQPKLTQSSIPNPLGGFDFYVRCINAPSDPAGHYTYRVPKNGSVHLQFLEGLLNNEIIMDMEECGAVESIKSKSLYCAYDHPQGPGKLVHAKCNVTFHWLIPTDLSQNPYFVFMSHGVHTHVPPPPRKAPAKIMNGILQLINQARSPSLTLGTFLKSPALQSFCAEHNCHTIQQIHESFSNMDPIQAVIRKQRLLHYPAGQNVNGVMFELGKNKDLQEYIHEVYQQNDQIMIICILKEQAELLHTLSSIEIDMSFKRVQSKEMKEVVFATYLADQKKIMTLCRVFTTEDTTEGYYILFKKIYHIVYKLTGKRITFRALHGTGLHALVMDMDNKQIEGLAQFLMEIDPDHHSRIWLLKNVLLLCRVHFLRGIRETLQTHSLNPYIGTRMAALLECESEEDYHKWCDLLIKHEHPAIQNWARHKKSAVIAAGLNKYCSLIPHHIFDMVRKSTNAVEQTHNKSNRRGKQLTLLQAILESLKLDIQDVQQNRSYNSYGLRHRYATQTLEASFLRHMARSESARQTESNSPELNIQDQDQDHIFFPSSSSGRPLQRTPSRRGSMSRRGSSRARSSSSQVSLQRVATANSHEQYQNTELQNLEEELKINNLKAELLAKQIEIKKRERELRELELENGGQH is encoded by the exons ATGGAGAACACATTCATTTCTGAAGATCCTGGTTTTATCTTACAAGATGATCTAtttagatcaattgaaaccGACTTGAGTCAACCCCAGCAGGAG gaagaaaatattCTTATTCAGCTAAGTGATGCCTCAACGAAGCCATTGAAGGTCCTTAAATTAGAATATACAAGTGATCTTCCGGAATATCCATCTACTGATCCTAATGGATATGGGTATGTTATAAATGTGCCGCCGAATCAGCAGAGGGAAACTGTAGAGGACATGGTTAACAGT ATTCAGTACTGTGTTCGACAAAATTATCGCAACCGGCCTTCCAGCCATTCTTCATTCCTAGGAACATCATATACTAGCTCCTCTTATAGATGTTCTGGTATAAAGATCTGTGAATATGCCGGTATACAACTGAAAAATATGCATCACACTCATGTTACAGATGATTTATGGACAATTTTGCAAGATATTCGACAGCGCATTCatgagatggaaagagataCAACCAAAGATGCTGCATATAg ATTTTATCGATCAGCAAAAAATCTCTTTAAAAATCAACTATCTTGTTATCACTTTCAGAATTCTTGCCAGCCTAAGTTAACCCAAAGCTCCATTCCG AATCCTCTAGGTGGTTTCGATTTCTATGTTAGATGCATCAATGCACCATCAGACCCTGCAGGTCATTATACCTATAGAGTTCCAAAGAATGGCTCAGTGCACCTTCAGTTTCTTGAGGGATTGTTGAATAATGAAAttattatggatatggaagagTGCGGTGCTGTTGAATCGATCAAGTCAAAGTCACTGTATTGTG CATATGATCATCCTCAGGGACCTGGAAAATTAGTACATGCTAAATGTAATGTGACTTTCCATTGGTTAATTCCCACTGATTTAAGTCAAAATCCATATTTTGTCTTTATGTCTCATGGTGTTCATACACatgttcctccacctccacgaaAGGCACCTGCAAAAATTATGAATGGAATTCTGCAATTGATAAATCAGGCTCGGAGCCCAAGCTTGACACTGG GTACATTTCTTAAAAGTCCAGCATTACAATCATTCTGTGCTGAGCATAATTGCCATACAATTCAGCAAATTCATGAGAGTTTCTCAAATATGGACCCAATTCAAGCTGTCATTCGAAAACAAAGACTTCTCCATTATCCAGCTGGTCAGAATGTCAATGGTGTAATGTTCGAATTAGGAAAGAACAAAGATCTTCAG GAGTACATACATGAAgtttatcaacaaaatgaTCAGATCATGATAATATGCATTCTGAAAGAGCAAGCTGAATTACTTCATACATTATCTTCTATAGAGATTGATATGTCATTCAAACGAGTACAAtcaaaagagatgaaggaggtGGTATTTGCCACATATTTAGCAgatcagaaaaaga TTATGACTCTTTGTCGTGTCTTTACAACTGAAGACACTACAGAGGGCTATTATATCTtattcaagaagatctaTCATATTGTGTATAAGTTGACAGGCAAGAGGATTACCTTTCGTGCCCTACATGGTACTGGTCTTCATGCTCTGGTAatggatatggacaataagcAAATTGAAG GATTGGCTCAGTTTCTAATGGAGATTGATCCAGACCACCATTCACGTATATGGCTTCTAAagaatgttcttcttctatgtcgAGTTCATTTCCTACGAGGGATTCGTGAAACTCTTCAAACTCATTCTCTTAATCCATACATCGGGACACGCATGGCTGCGCTTTTAGAATGTGAGTCTGAAGAGGACTATCATAAATGGTGTGATCTGTTAATCA AACATGAACATCCTGCAATTCAGAACTGGGCTCGTCATAAAAAGAGTGCGGTAATTGCAGCAGGTCTCAATAAGTATTGTTCTCTTATACCACATCATATCTTTGATATGGTGCGAAAGAGTACTAATGCTGTTGAACAAACTCATAATAAATCCAATCGTCGTGGAAAGCAATTGACATTGCTTCAAGCAATTCTTGA ATCATTGAAGCTAGATATACAGGACGTGCAGCAGAATCGAAGCTATAATTCATATGGTCTTCGACACCGCTATGCAACTCAAACTTTGGAGGCTAGCTTTCTAAGACATATGGCACGATCTG AATCAGCTCGACAAACAGAATCTAACTCACCTGAGTTGAATatacaagatcaagatcaagatcatattttctttccctcatcTAGTAGCGGAAGACCATTGCAACGAACTCCAAGTCGAAGGGGGAGCATGAGCCGGCGAGGGAGCTCTCGAGCTAGATCAAG CTCATCCCAAGTTAGTCTCCAACGAGTTGCTACAGCTAATTCACATGAGCAATATCAAAATACAGAGCTACAgaacctggaggaggaattgaagataAACAATCTAAAGGCCGAATTACTTGCAAAGCAgattgaaatcaagaaaagagaacgtgAGCTACGTGAGTTAGAGTTAGAAAATGGAGGACAGCATTAA
- a CDS encoding sugar porter family MFS transporter (COG:G;~EggNog:ENOG410PVXD;~InterPro:IPR005829,IPR005828,IPR003663,IPR036259, IPR020846;~PFAM:PF00083,PF05978,PF07690;~TransMembrane:12 (i45-68o97-117i124-143o149-171i183-202o214-235i316-338o350-373i380-400o412-432i453-471o483-501i);~go_component: GO:0016020 - membrane [Evidence IEA];~go_component: GO:0016021 - integral component of membrane [Evidence IEA];~go_function: GO:0022857 - transmembrane transporter activity [Evidence IEA];~go_process: GO:0055085 - transmembrane transport [Evidence IEA]) gives MDDENKYQLQYSQAKGDTPMAEHDEGKAAEIPNEMLSYGPEGVKGLISSGFVFGAAFLASLGGFSFGYDQGVISIINVMSQFHEAIPGTETAFGKGFMTGMLLLGAFVGCLFMPYLVDKISRKWALTLVVVIFDIGAIIQTIAQNYGMLVAGRAIGGMGVGTLAMGAPLYISEISPPNLRGTLLVLESVSVVSGVVIAYWITFGTRMIESEVSFRLPFGLQMVSATFLGIFIHFFPYSPRWLALVDRHDDCLKSLSKLRRLPQTDERVQAEFRDIITEVKFQQLIEERQHTGASGVKREALIWLSIFNRRTWKRTIVGCGVAFFQQFLGINAFIYYAPTLFESIGQTGDMSLILSGVFNCLQLVTVIVCFFIIDKIGRRPLAIFGGFGTCACYIVIAALSAVYRQDWSVNTAAGWACVAMAFLFILIFGVSYSPLGWALPSEVFPNAIRSKGVALSTCVNWLSNFVVGVITPPMMSDIGYRTYIFFAVWCFLAGIWAFFLVPETSGKTLEQIDEVFGNSSSHEEREVMRMAAYSVDIGQGKPDV, from the exons ATGGACGACGAGAACAAATACCAACTCCAATACTCACAAGCCAAAGGAGACACCCCAATGGCAGAACATGATGAAGGCAAGGCCGCTGAGATTCCGAACGAGATGCTCTCCTACGGTCCGGAGGGCGTCAAAGGACTCATCAGTTCAGGCTTCGTCTTTGGTGCTGCCTTCCTTGCATCGCTCGGTGGCTTCTCTTTCGGATACGATCAGGGCGTGATCTCTATCATCAACGTGATGAGCCAGTTCCATGAAGCCATCCCAGGGACTGAGACAGCCTTTGGAAAAGGTTTCATGACAGGTATGTTGCTGCTCGGTGCTTTCGTGGGCTGTCTTTTTATGCCTTACCTGGTCGACAAAATCTCCAGAAAATGGGCTTTGACATTGGTTGTTGTCATATTCGACATTGGCGCTATCATTCAGACCATTGCCCAGAACTACGGCATGCTAGTTGCAGGAAGAGCCATTGGTGGCATGGGTGTTGGCACATTGGCCATG GGGGCCCCGTTGTATATTTCCGAAATTTCACCACCAAATCTGCGAGGAACGTTGTTGGTATTGGAATCCGTCTCTGTTGTCTCAGGCGTGGTGATCGCTTATTGGATCACGTTTGGAACTAGAATGATCGAAAGTGAGGTCTCGTTTCGCCTTCCCTTCGGCCTTCAAATGGTCAGTGCCACTTTCCTTGGAATCTTCATCCACTTCTTCCCTTATTCGCCACGTTGGTTAGCTCTTGTGGACCGCCACGACGACTGTCTGAAGAGTCTCAGCAAGCTGCGTCGACTACCGCAGACAGACGAGAGAGTCCAAGCTGAGTTTAGAGACATCATCACTGAGGTTAAGTTCCAACAACTTATTGAGGAGCGACAGCACACTGGAGCATCAGGAGTCAAGCGAGAAGCACTTATCTGGCTGAGCATCTTCAACCGGCGAACCTGGAAACGAACCATCGTTGGCTGCGGCGTGGCATTCTTCCAGCAGTTCCTCGGGATAAATGCGTTCATTTATTACGCTCCGACACTATTCGAATCGATAGGTCAAACCGGAGATATGTCTTTGATCCTCTCGGGTGTTTTCAACTGTCTTCAGCTGGTCACTGTCATCGTCTGTTTCTTTATCATTGACAAAATTGGCCGTCGACCACTGGCCATCTTCGGTGGTTTTGGCACTTGTGCGTGTTATATTGTCATTGCCGCTTTATCTGCAGTTTATAGACAGGATTGGTCCGTCAATACAGCAGCAGGCTGGGCATGCGTTGCTATGGCGTTCCTGTTCATTCTCATTTTCGGAGTCTCCTACTCGCCTCTCGGATGGGCGCTTCCCTCGGAAGTCTTTCCTAACGCAATTCGCTCAAAGGGTGTCGCCTTGTCTACTTGTGTCAACTGGCTGTCTAATTTTGTCGTAGGTGTCATCACGCCACCAATGATGAGTGACATTGGCTACCGCACTTATATTTTCTTTGCGGTTTGGTGTTTCCTTGCTGGAATTTGGGCCTTCTTCCTGGTTCCCGAAACGAGCGGAAAGACACTGGAGCAGATTGACGAGGTATTTGGGAATTCTAGTAGCCACGAAGAGAGGGAGGTCATGAGGATGGCGGCTTATTCAGTAGATATCGGTCAAGGAAAACCCGACGTATAA